The genomic stretch GTCGGCCAGACGCTCGCCCACTTCGGCCTCGACGGCCTGCCGCTCCACCCGCACGCCGTGCTTGCGCAGAGTCGAGAGGAACGCGTCGACGAGCTCGGTGCTGCTGGTCATTTTTCCCACCCCGTAGTCAAGATCAGTGATCAGAGTGTGAACGCCCGTCCCCGCAATCCCACGACGACGCGGCCCCAAGATCAGGAACTCCGCCGCAGGGGGTCGTCCGGCCGGCCATCCCACCGTCGGCCGGACGGCCGCCCAGCCAGCGACCCGGACCCCGCCACCCCGCCAACCCGACCGCCACCCCGCCGAGCCACCGATCCGCCGGCGGCTCGGACCTCGCCAGGTCGGCCGGCCCCGACCGGAGACGATCAACGTGCCCCTGTCCCGACGGACTGAATGCAGCCGTTGCTTCCGTCGGCCGAATCGGCGGGGACGGGGCGGAAACCCTAGGCTTTGATCATGTCTACCGAACCTCTGCCCGATCGGGTCGCCGCCATGCTCCGCCAGCCCAACCCCGCCGTGATGGCCACGCTGGCCAAGGACGGGCGACCCGTCTCCGTGGCCACCTGGTATCTCTTCGAGGACGACGGCCGGGTGCTGCTCAACCTTGACGCCGGGCGCGCCCGGCTCAAGCACCTGCAGAACGACCCGCGGGTCTCCCTGACCGTGCTCGACAAGGACAATTGGTACACCCACGTCAGCCTGCAGGGCCGCGTCGAGGAACTCACCGATGACGTCGGCTTGCAGGACATCGACGCGTTGTCGCGGCACTACGGCGGCAACCCGTATCCGAACCGGGAACGGGCCCGGATCAGCGGCCGGCTCGTGATCGAACGCTGGCACGCCTGGGGCGACCTCGCCGACTGAGCAGGCGCCCACCGAAACAGGGCGTCGCCACCCGGCGGGCCAGGTGTTCACCCGGCGGCGCAGGGACGCAGCAAACCGGCAGCTCAGGCGCTCACCCGGTGGGCGCGAGGGCGCGCGTTTCGAACCCGGAGCAGGGAGCAGCCCACCCCCGCATCCGGAGGGTGCGGCGGTTCAGGCGTTCATTCGGAGCAGGGCGTTGCCGCCGAGCAGGATCAGGTCGGCGCCGGCCACCAGGGCCATGCTCAGGTGCAGCCGGCGCGCGGCCTGTTCGGGGTCGCGCTCGAGGAACCCCCGTACGGCGAAAACGGCCGCAGCCCCCACCAGCGGGATGCCGACGAGCAGCAGGTAACCCACCGACGACGGGGTGCGGCCGCCGTTGACCAGCAGCGCGACCATCACCGTGGGCACGATGCCGAACAACACCAGGGCAATTCCCGCGTACCATCGCAGCGCTGTCACGGGTCAGATCGTACGGACGGCCCTTGCGCCGGTGTAACGGGCCAGGGTCCACGCGCAGCGAGCGATGAAGAGCCACTGCACGACCGGGACCGCGGGCCCGGCGAGGCGGCTGATCGTGCGGGCCGGCTTGGCGGTGACGGCAACCTCGAAGCGTACGGAATCATCGGGGTCGAGCCGCACGGTGAAGCGCTCGTCGCCCTCGAAGGTGTGCCCGGGCAGCGCCAGGTAGTGCATCGAGGTGCGCGTCTCCTCCCGTACGACGTCCAGCACCTCACACGGTTCGGGCACCCGGAGGCGGCCGAATCCCAGGTCGGAGCGCATGTGCTGCCCGCGGTGGGCCGGCGGCGCGGACGGGTCGACCCAGGCCCCCGAACGGCGGTGCATCTCCCAGGTCAGCAGCGCGTGGGAGGCGAGCTCGAACCGTTCCCGCCCGGCGCCGATCCGGTGCGTCCACGTGTGCGTCTGCGCCCGGCCGGCGTAGGCGACGACCAGCGCGGTGAGCACGGCCGCCGCGTTCAGCACCCCGTGGGTCAGGACCATCCAGGTCAGGTTGAGGTGCGGCAGCTCGACGACCTGGCCCGACGCGTACAGCAGCGCCAGCCCCATCGTGAGGATGCTCAACGCCAGCAGGAAGCGAAAGGCCTTCCCCGTACGGGCGGCGACTGCCAGCCACAGCCC from Paractinoplanes brasiliensis encodes the following:
- a CDS encoding PPOX class F420-dependent oxidoreductase; the protein is MSTEPLPDRVAAMLRQPNPAVMATLAKDGRPVSVATWYLFEDDGRVLLNLDAGRARLKHLQNDPRVSLTVLDKDNWYTHVSLQGRVEELTDDVGLQDIDALSRHYGGNPYPNRERARISGRLVIERWHAWGDLAD
- a CDS encoding DUF1990 domain-containing protein, which gives rise to MDTLRLYVTNPAVRVSTSTEFPVNDLGAGLLSAGLWLAVAARTGKAFRFLLALSILTMGLALLYASGQVVELPHLNLTWMVLTHGVLNAAAVLTALVVAYAGRAQTHTWTHRIGAGRERFELASHALLTWEMHRRSGAWVDPSAPPAHRGQHMRSDLGFGRLRVPEPCEVLDVVREETRTSMHYLALPGHTFEGDERFTVRLDPDDSVRFEVAVTAKPARTISRLAGPAVPVVQWLFIARCAWTLARYTGARAVRTI